The following are from one region of the Chloracidobacterium sp. genome:
- the kdpC gene encoding potassium-transporting ATPase subunit KdpC, producing the protein MKDLMTSILTMLVLTFAVGLIYPLAVTGIAQIVFPRQANGSLIVRDGIVVGSELIGQRFSSERYFHSRPSAAGSGYDAAASGGSNLGPTSKKLIDRVTADVQGISVHGPGSLIPADLLTTSASGLDPHISPAAAEFQIARVAKARNISEKEIGKLVERSTHRRTLGLLGEPRVNVVMLNLELDKIPQ; encoded by the coding sequence ATGAAAGATCTAATGACATCGATTTTGACAATGCTCGTTTTGACGTTTGCTGTCGGTCTTATCTATCCGCTTGCTGTAACCGGTATCGCTCAGATCGTATTTCCTCGGCAAGCGAATGGCTCATTGATCGTACGAGACGGAATCGTCGTTGGTTCGGAGCTGATCGGACAAAGATTCTCATCCGAGCGGTACTTTCACTCCCGGCCGTCGGCTGCAGGCAGTGGATACGACGCAGCGGCTTCTGGCGGTTCGAATCTTGGCCCAACGAGCAAGAAGTTGATCGATCGCGTCACCGCGGATGTTCAAGGCATCTCGGTCCATGGGCCCGGGTCGCTTATTCCGGCAGACCTTCTGACCACAAGTGCATCAGGCCTCGATCCGCATATTTCTCCTGCTGCGGCCGAATTTCAAATTGCGCGGGTTGCGAAGGCCCGTAATATCAGCGAGAAAGAAATAGGCAAATTGGTCGAGAGATCCACACATCGGAGAACACTCGGCTTGCTCGGTGAACCGCGAGTGAACGTCGTAATGCTGAACTTGGAACTCGATAAAATACCCCAATGA
- a CDS encoding potassium transporter Kup produces MHDPSASADIHSTYADIQIPKESPKGSYLAGLSLAALGVVYGDIGTSPLYAIRECFHGPHAITPTGENVLGVLSLIFWSLIIVISVKYLVFVLKADNQGEGGILSLAALTTPITPSRKSEKRLLIALGVFGAALLYGDGILTPAISILGAMEGLTVATPRLTPLVVPITIAIIIALFAIQSRGTAGIGRIFGPATLVWFLTLGVLGGAQVISYPKVLTAVNPLEAIDFFARNGWHGFVILGSVFLVVTGGEALYADMGHFGRRPIRLAWFTVALPGLLLNYFGQGALLLEDPALAENPFYLLAPSWALYPMVFLATCAAIIASQAIISGAYSLTMQAIQLGLIPRLRILHTSSKEIGQIYLPAVNWALMIGCIAVVLGFQTSSRLASAYGIAVTSTMVITTVLFYFVARERWEWGFAPTAALCSLFLVIDLAFFGANIIKVLDGGWFPLLLAGTVFLVMFTWKKGRSLLQARIQAETQELEEFLNEIERRHVMRVSGTAVFMNGNATRTPPALLHNLEHNKVLHERVIFVTVKTRPIPYVDAAERSRFEALGNGFSRIRIYFGYMEKPDIPYALAAVDQPGFVFRPEETTYFLGRETIIASGKIAGMARWREKLFAFLSRNARSATSYFRIPADRVVELGEQVEI; encoded by the coding sequence ATGCACGACCCATCCGCATCGGCCGACATTCATTCAACATACGCAGATATACAAATACCGAAAGAGTCGCCGAAGGGCAGCTATTTGGCCGGCCTTTCGCTCGCGGCTCTCGGTGTTGTTTACGGCGACATCGGAACCTCGCCGCTTTATGCGATTCGCGAGTGTTTCCACGGCCCGCATGCGATAACACCAACCGGCGAAAACGTCTTGGGAGTCCTTTCTTTGATCTTCTGGTCGCTGATCATCGTCATCTCGGTCAAATACCTGGTCTTTGTGCTGAAAGCCGACAATCAAGGCGAGGGCGGAATACTCTCTCTTGCCGCACTCACGACGCCGATCACGCCGTCACGAAAATCGGAAAAGCGGCTGTTGATAGCCCTCGGCGTTTTCGGAGCCGCTTTGCTTTACGGTGATGGGATCCTGACCCCGGCCATATCAATACTTGGCGCTATGGAAGGGTTGACCGTCGCAACCCCAAGGCTAACACCATTGGTCGTGCCGATCACGATCGCAATTATCATCGCGCTTTTTGCGATCCAAAGCCGCGGAACAGCCGGCATCGGGCGGATCTTTGGCCCAGCCACTCTTGTCTGGTTTCTGACGCTGGGAGTACTCGGCGGCGCTCAGGTCATATCCTACCCAAAAGTACTCACGGCCGTGAATCCGCTGGAGGCGATCGACTTCTTTGCCCGAAACGGCTGGCACGGATTCGTCATTCTCGGTTCAGTATTTCTGGTCGTCACCGGCGGTGAAGCACTATACGCGGACATGGGCCATTTCGGACGCCGCCCGATCCGGCTTGCGTGGTTCACGGTCGCACTTCCTGGATTGCTTCTTAACTATTTCGGACAAGGTGCTCTGCTTCTTGAAGATCCTGCACTCGCAGAAAATCCGTTCTATCTCCTCGCCCCGTCATGGGCGCTCTACCCGATGGTGTTCTTGGCCACGTGCGCGGCGATCATCGCGTCGCAAGCGATCATCTCAGGGGCATATTCCCTCACGATGCAGGCGATCCAATTGGGGCTGATTCCACGCCTGCGGATCTTGCACACATCGAGCAAAGAGATCGGCCAGATCTATTTGCCGGCGGTCAATTGGGCGCTCATGATCGGCTGCATCGCGGTCGTGCTAGGCTTTCAGACATCGAGCAGGCTGGCTTCGGCATATGGCATCGCCGTAACGTCTACGATGGTGATAACGACTGTGCTCTTTTACTTCGTTGCCCGGGAACGCTGGGAATGGGGTTTTGCCCCGACCGCGGCATTATGCAGTTTGTTCCTTGTGATCGATCTTGCGTTTTTCGGTGCAAATATCATCAAGGTCCTTGACGGTGGTTGGTTCCCGCTGTTGCTCGCAGGTACAGTGTTCTTAGTGATGTTCACCTGGAAGAAAGGCCGGAGCCTTTTGCAGGCCCGGATCCAGGCCGAGACGCAGGAACTTGAAGAGTTTCTGAACGAGATCGAACGAAGACATGTTATGCGGGTTTCCGGTACAGCTGTCTTTATGAACGGAAACGCAACCCGCACCCCTCCGGCATTGCTGCACAATCTCGAACACAACAAGGTACTTCACGAACGCGTTATCTTTGTTACGGTGAAGACAAGGCCGATACCCTATGTTGATGCCGCCGAACGATCCCGTTTCGAAGCTTTGGGAAATGGCTTCAGTCGTATCCGCATCTACTTCGGCTATATGGAAAAACCGGATATCCCGTACGCCCTTGCCGCTGTCGATCAGCCGGGTTTTGTCTTTCGTCCAGAGGAAACGACCTATTTCCTCGGTCGCGAGACGATCATAGCTTCGGGCAAGATCGCTGGAATGGCAAGATGGCGCGAGAAGCTGTTCGCATTCCTTTCACGTAATGCTCGAAGTGCTACTTCGTATTTCAGGATTCCAGCCGATCGCGTGGTCGAGCTCGGGGAACAGGTCGAGATCTAG
- the kdpA gene encoding potassium-transporting ATPase subunit KdpA has protein sequence MTLYGLLQILLFFILILLITKPMGIYLKMVYNGERTLLDRFVGPIERFVYKAIRVDSESPMNWKQYGVAMLLFSLVSSVSLYIIQRLQFFLPLNPQSLSAPSEASSFNTAVSFVTNTNWQGYGGETTMSYLTQMAGLTVQNFASAAVGMALAIAFIRGISRFETEDLGNFWVDLVRGTLYVLLPLSFIAAIFFVSQGVIQNFNQYDSARLIDPFTIQIDKKDSDGNTIADLNGEAVTEATLVDTQSIAQGPVASQLAIKMLGTNGGGFFNANSAHPFENPTPLSNLIQMLLIFLIPAGFTYTLGLMVRSQGHGWALFGAMAVLFLAGAFVTYIAEAAGNPLFPATVDQAIVGGNMEGKEVRFGVAGSSLFATITTAASCGAVIAMHDSFTPIGGMIPLVNILLGEVIFGGVGAGMYGMLIFVILTVFIAGLMVGRSPEYLGNKIEPYDVQMAMLYTLIFPVVILLLTAVSAMSEDLGLSSLNNQGAHGLTEMLYAFASATGNNGSAFAGLNANTLWYNSALGSAMLLGRFLMIIPMLAIAGNLARKKQIPATLGTFPVNTPLFAALLVSVILIVGALTFFPALSLSPVLEHFQMNAGQVF, from the coding sequence ATGACACTATACGGACTCCTTCAGATCTTGCTATTTTTCATCCTGATCCTCTTGATCACCAAACCAATGGGCATCTATCTGAAGATGGTTTACAACGGTGAGCGTACCCTTCTCGACCGTTTTGTTGGTCCCATTGAGCGGTTTGTGTACAAAGCGATCCGTGTTGATTCGGAGTCACCCATGAACTGGAAGCAGTACGGCGTGGCAATGCTGCTCTTCAGCCTTGTTTCATCGGTTTCGCTGTATATCATTCAACGGCTTCAGTTCTTTCTGCCGCTAAACCCACAGAGTCTCTCTGCTCCTTCCGAGGCGTCGTCGTTCAACACGGCTGTTTCGTTCGTGACCAATACAAATTGGCAGGGCTACGGCGGCGAGACCACGATGTCTTATCTGACACAGATGGCAGGCCTGACGGTTCAAAACTTTGCCTCTGCTGCAGTAGGCATGGCTTTAGCGATTGCATTCATCCGGGGTATCTCGCGCTTCGAGACGGAAGATCTCGGCAACTTCTGGGTCGACCTGGTTCGAGGGACGCTGTACGTGTTACTGCCTTTGTCATTCATTGCAGCCATCTTTTTCGTATCACAGGGCGTTATTCAGAATTTCAATCAATATGATTCAGCGAGGCTGATAGATCCATTCACAATTCAAATCGATAAGAAGGACTCGGATGGAAACACGATCGCTGATCTGAATGGTGAAGCTGTGACTGAAGCCACGTTGGTGGATACGCAATCGATAGCTCAGGGTCCCGTCGCCTCGCAGTTGGCGATAAAGATGCTCGGAACGAACGGAGGCGGCTTCTTCAATGCGAATTCAGCCCATCCGTTCGAGAATCCCACGCCGCTGTCGAACCTGATCCAGATGCTGCTTATCTTTTTGATCCCCGCGGGCTTCACTTACACATTAGGGCTCATGGTACGCTCACAGGGCCATGGGTGGGCGCTTTTTGGTGCGATGGCCGTGCTCTTTTTAGCCGGTGCGTTCGTCACATATATCGCAGAGGCCGCCGGAAATCCGCTTTTTCCAGCCACGGTCGATCAGGCGATCGTCGGCGGAAATATGGAAGGCAAGGAAGTGCGTTTTGGGGTAGCAGGATCATCACTTTTTGCAACGATAACGACCGCTGCGTCGTGCGGTGCGGTTATCGCCATGCACGACTCATTCACACCCATCGGCGGGATGATCCCGCTCGTAAACATTTTACTGGGTGAGGTGATCTTCGGCGGCGTTGGTGCCGGAATGTATGGAATGCTGATCTTTGTGATCCTCACCGTCTTTATTGCGGGCTTGATGGTCGGACGATCGCCGGAATACCTCGGCAACAAGATCGAACCCTATGACGTTCAGATGGCCATGCTTTACACGCTGATCTTCCCGGTCGTCATCCTTCTTCTGACCGCGGTTTCGGCGATGTCAGAAGATCTTGGCCTTTCTTCGTTGAACAACCAAGGTGCACACGGCCTGACCGAGATGCTTTATGCGTTCGCATCTGCCACCGGGAACAACGGCTCGGCTTTCGCCGGGCTCAACGCCAATACGCTCTGGTACAATTCGGCGCTCGGCTCGGCAATGCTTCTAGGGAGATTCTTGATGATAATTCCGATGCTGGCGATCGCTGGTAATCTCGCGCGAAAGAAACAGATTCCGGCAACCCTCGGCACATTCCCGGTAAACACACCATTGTTCGCCGCGCTTTTGGTTAGCGTGATCTTGATCGTCGGCGCACTTACGTTCTTTCCTGCTTTGAGCCTCTCGCCGGTTCTGGAACATTTTCAGATGAACGCCGGGCAGGTTTTCTGA
- a CDS encoding DUF4118 domain-containing protein — MAIVDLGKTAFGLRQVFAAAAVLLVTAVFLPFRDSVNQTEVALTLLLAVLFSSTLFGSTSGLVASVVGILSFNFFFLPPYHTFNISGHENWIAFGVFVVTAFITGQLSGSAKRRAEESEARQAEIERLYTELQSAFEQASQAEALRQSERLKSSLLDAVTHDLRTPLTSIKASVSTLRADSGKDLLDDETRSEFLEVIEEETDRLNNFIEEMVAIAKIEAEASKPDRRSASVDEIVSNAVERANRRIKGRKLEIDVDPNLPNIYADAASISEVVFTLLENAAKYSSPGSRIALDARPGAESTVVIGVQDQGRGIAPELRERVFDKFFRVEAQDVHVTGSGLGLGLAIARGILESQGGSIRVEDADEGFKTKFVITLPVLEEAIDTRAETNVISTHDHAEKNLSDR; from the coding sequence ATGGCTATTGTCGATCTCGGTAAGACCGCGTTCGGGCTGCGTCAGGTTTTTGCGGCGGCGGCGGTCTTGTTGGTCACTGCAGTATTTTTACCATTTCGCGATTCGGTAAATCAGACCGAGGTGGCTCTAACGCTTCTTCTTGCCGTGCTTTTTTCGTCGACCCTTTTTGGGAGCACATCGGGACTCGTTGCCTCGGTCGTTGGCATTCTCAGCTTTAATTTCTTCTTCCTTCCGCCATATCATACGTTCAATATATCTGGCCATGAGAACTGGATCGCGTTCGGTGTCTTCGTTGTAACGGCTTTCATAACGGGTCAGTTATCAGGATCTGCAAAGCGTCGCGCCGAAGAATCGGAAGCGAGACAGGCCGAAATAGAACGGCTTTATACCGAGCTTCAAAGCGCGTTTGAACAGGCGAGTCAGGCCGAGGCTCTCAGGCAAAGCGAAAGACTCAAATCATCGTTGCTCGACGCCGTAACACACGATCTAAGAACCCCGCTGACCTCGATCAAGGCCTCGGTTTCGACACTTCGAGCGGATAGCGGAAAGGACCTCCTCGACGACGAGACACGAAGCGAATTCCTCGAAGTGATCGAAGAAGAAACTGACAGGCTGAACAATTTCATTGAAGAAATGGTTGCGATCGCCAAGATCGAAGCTGAAGCGTCAAAACCGGATCGACGTTCCGCATCGGTCGATGAGATCGTCTCAAACGCGGTTGAACGAGCCAATCGCAGGATCAAGGGGCGTAAACTCGAGATCGACGTTGATCCGAACCTTCCGAATATTTACGCAGATGCAGCATCGATCTCTGAAGTCGTATTTACCTTGCTGGAAAACGCCGCAAAGTATTCATCGCCCGGAAGCCGGATCGCACTCGACGCCCGACCGGGCGCGGAAAGTACGGTCGTCATCGGCGTACAGGATCAGGGTCGAGGGATCGCTCCGGAATTACGTGAGAGGGTCTTCGATAAATTTTTCCGGGTTGAAGCGCAGGATGTGCATGTGACCGGAAGCGGTCTTGGCCTCGGGCTGGCGATCGCCCGCGGCATTTTAGAATCGCAAGGCGGCAGCATTAGGGTCGAGGACGCGGATGAGGGATTTAAGACCAAGTTTGTCATCACGCTGCCCGTTTTGGAAGAAGCGATAGACACGAGGGCTGAGACAAACGTAATATCGACACACGATCATGCCGAAAAGAATCTTAGTGATCGATGA
- a CDS encoding histidine kinase: MFVDTETTDSPNRNSSRPTPDQLLRMVDESERAKLRVYIGAAAGVGKTYRMLQDAHQLRDQGIDVVIAVVETHGRFETEEQIKDLEQIPLRRVEYKGSKFDEMDLEAVIERRPAVAIVDELAHSNIPGSKHAKRYEDVLELVENGISVITAVNIQHIESLNDVISRTTGVMVRETIPDSFFKRADEIIDVDVSIDTLRTRLRQGKVYSIEKIEQALNNFFRKGNLAALRELALRQVALHQSVQDHAYREREGLEQFVVPEKVMVCMASRGSAAKLLRTGARIVGRHAYKDWYAVYVETPDEEPGRIAPATYAVLQENIKLASSLGAEVVRLKGTNVADELLQFAREHEVTHVIFGQSARSRWEIIWKGSVINRFLKEVRDAAVHVVPLDDNGN; the protein is encoded by the coding sequence ATGTTCGTCGATACCGAAACAACTGATTCTCCAAACCGTAACAGTTCGCGGCCGACGCCCGATCAACTTCTTAGAATGGTCGATGAAAGCGAACGCGCGAAACTTCGAGTATATATAGGTGCGGCGGCGGGTGTCGGAAAGACGTACCGCATGCTTCAGGATGCTCATCAGCTTCGCGACCAAGGCATTGACGTTGTGATCGCCGTGGTAGAGACCCACGGCCGCTTTGAGACGGAAGAGCAGATAAAGGACCTCGAACAGATCCCACTGCGGCGGGTCGAATACAAGGGCTCTAAATTCGACGAGATGGATCTGGAGGCCGTAATTGAAAGGCGTCCGGCGGTCGCGATCGTGGACGAACTCGCACACTCGAACATCCCGGGTTCGAAGCACGCCAAGCGTTATGAGGATGTGCTTGAATTAGTAGAAAACGGCATATCGGTCATAACGGCCGTTAACATTCAGCACATCGAATCGCTAAATGATGTAATTTCGCGAACCACCGGCGTAATGGTGCGCGAAACGATCCCTGATTCGTTCTTCAAACGAGCCGACGAGATCATCGATGTCGACGTATCGATCGACACACTCCGAACTCGGCTTCGCCAGGGTAAGGTGTATTCGATCGAAAAGATCGAACAGGCACTGAATAACTTCTTCCGGAAGGGCAACCTTGCCGCACTCCGTGAACTTGCGCTTCGACAGGTCGCTTTGCATCAATCCGTTCAGGACCACGCCTACCGCGAACGCGAGGGATTGGAGCAATTTGTAGTTCCCGAAAAGGTAATGGTCTGCATGGCAAGCCGCGGCAGCGCAGCAAAACTTCTGAGAACCGGTGCCCGGATCGTCGGAAGACATGCCTACAAGGACTGGTACGCCGTTTATGTCGAAACACCGGACGAAGAACCCGGCCGTATCGCACCTGCGACCTACGCGGTGCTTCAGGAGAACATAAAGCTTGCCAGCTCGCTCGGTGCCGAAGTTGTTCGGCTCAAAGGTACAAATGTCGCAGATGAGCTTTTACAATTTGCGCGCGAACATGAGGTGACTCACGTGATCTTTGGGCAATCGGCCAGGTCACGGTGGGAAATAATTTGGAAAGGTTCGGTCATAAATCGGTTCCTCAAAGAGGTACGAGACGCAGCTGTTCATGTAGTGCCGCTGGATGATAACGGCAATTAG
- the kdpF gene encoding K(+)-transporting ATPase subunit F — MTVETIAALTCFVFLLGYLVFALLKPEKF; from the coding sequence ATGACCGTTGAAACGATCGCAGCATTGACGTGTTTTGTTTTTCTCTTGGGCTATTTGGTCTTTGCTTTGCTGAAACCTGAAAAGTTCTAG
- a CDS encoding response regulator transcription factor, with the protein MPKRILVIDDEYQITRVLKRSLGAHRYDVRTAADGESGLELFRDFDPDLVITDLSMPEMSGIDVCRAIRKHSRTPIIVLSVKGEEQTKVAALDAGADDYVTKPFGMDELLARVRASLRRVPEESEPTAIVEVGDLKLDHSRRIVSVMGKDVHLTPKEFELMAYLIENHDRVITHRKLLTKIWGGDYTEQTEYLRVFIGNLRKKIEPAPSKPRYIVTEPWVGYRCVPAP; encoded by the coding sequence ATGCCGAAAAGAATCTTAGTGATCGATGATGAATATCAGATCACACGCGTATTGAAACGAAGTCTCGGTGCTCACCGTTATGACGTCCGAACGGCAGCTGATGGCGAATCGGGCCTCGAGCTGTTTCGCGATTTTGATCCTGATCTTGTTATCACCGACCTCTCGATGCCCGAAATGAGCGGGATCGATGTTTGCCGCGCGATACGGAAACACTCAAGGACGCCAATAATCGTTCTTTCGGTCAAGGGCGAAGAACAGACCAAGGTCGCTGCGCTCGACGCCGGCGCAGACGATTACGTAACCAAGCCTTTCGGAATGGATGAACTGCTTGCCCGCGTTCGCGCATCGCTTCGACGTGTGCCTGAAGAAAGCGAACCAACCGCGATCGTCGAGGTCGGCGATCTGAAGTTGGACCATTCTCGAAGGATCGTCAGCGTTATGGGGAAGGATGTTCATTTGACACCGAAGGAATTTGAATTGATGGCCTATCTCATCGAAAATCATGACCGTGTAATAACTCATAGAAAGCTGCTGACGAAGATCTGGGGTGGAGACTACACCGAGCAGACGGAATATCTTCGGGTCTTCATCGGCAATCTCCGCAAAAAGATAGAACCGGCCCCGTCAAAGCCCCGTTACATCGTTACCGAGCCTTGGGTAGGTTATCGGTGTGTCCCCGCTCCTTAA
- a CDS encoding MFS transporter produces MPTLTYGQLIRGNRNFRNLLAGQFISELGNWFNFIAGLGLVRLISDASPSAAGIFFLCRVLPFAVVSPIAGTFVDRFSRRQVMIWTDLARAFVALTFLLVTSAEDLWIAYIATVLLSTFGSFFDGAKNATTPNLTGRDGLLAGTALMFSTRFLLMAIGSGLGGWAAAIFGYEAAFVINAVSFIASAYTVWLIPEEATRDELTAERMERRAVRPSFITELREGLHYTVVNHFALTILLMNVMWAIGGGAINVVFERVGGVYFAGIEGWNPDMAVGILWWAAGLGLTFGMLIAHRTSAYLDRGLRHSWFIGWSLIVHGILFAFAGLMPTLLLFAFFTFISRALIGVEYAVQETLFQRSLPDHIRGRISTLDRGAELTVFGVSSYLSAELMYFISPMTLTVISGVLSGAAGILWFWRQGVTNEKISDAGS; encoded by the coding sequence ATGCCTACGCTCACCTATGGCCAATTGATCCGCGGTAACCGAAATTTCCGCAATCTGCTTGCCGGCCAATTCATCTCAGAGCTCGGAAACTGGTTCAATTTTATTGCGGGCCTCGGCCTCGTCCGGCTGATCTCTGACGCCTCGCCGTCAGCAGCAGGGATCTTTTTTCTGTGCAGGGTGCTGCCTTTCGCTGTTGTCTCGCCGATCGCAGGTACGTTCGTGGACCGATTCTCGAGACGCCAGGTTATGATCTGGACCGATCTTGCCCGTGCGTTTGTCGCCTTGACATTCCTGCTTGTCACAAGCGCCGAAGATCTGTGGATCGCCTACATCGCAACGGTATTGTTATCAACATTTGGCTCCTTTTTCGATGGAGCAAAGAACGCCACCACACCGAACCTCACGGGACGCGACGGTCTGCTCGCGGGAACGGCATTGATGTTTTCAACGCGATTCCTCCTGATGGCTATTGGTTCAGGACTAGGCGGTTGGGCGGCGGCCATTTTTGGTTATGAAGCGGCCTTTGTAATAAATGCTGTGTCGTTCATTGCTTCGGCGTACACGGTCTGGCTGATACCTGAAGAAGCAACTCGCGACGAGTTGACGGCCGAACGCATGGAACGTCGCGCGGTGCGGCCATCGTTTATCACCGAACTACGTGAGGGTCTGCATTATACGGTCGTGAACCACTTTGCCCTAACTATCCTCTTAATGAACGTTATGTGGGCAATCGGCGGTGGTGCCATAAACGTGGTGTTCGAGCGGGTCGGCGGCGTGTATTTTGCGGGGATCGAAGGTTGGAACCCTGACATGGCGGTCGGCATTCTCTGGTGGGCAGCAGGTCTGGGCCTGACCTTCGGAATGCTCATCGCACACCGGACATCTGCCTACCTAGATCGCGGGCTGCGTCATAGCTGGTTCATAGGCTGGTCGCTTATAGTACACGGGATACTCTTTGCATTTGCAGGCCTGATGCCTACACTCCTGCTTTTCGCCTTTTTTACATTCATTTCACGTGCGCTGATCGGTGTAGAGTACGCAGTTCAGGAAACGCTTTTTCAGCGCAGCTTGCCTGACCATATTCGTGGACGCATCTCGACGCTCGACCGTGGTGCGGAACTTACGGTGTTCGGAGTGTCTAGTTATCTTTCAGCCGAGTTGATGTACTTTATCTCACCGATGACCCTGACTGTGATCTCAGGAGTGCTTTCAGGGGCGGCCGGTATCCTATGGTTTTGGCGGCAAGGGGTGACGAATGAAAAGATCAGCGACGCCGGAAGTTGA
- the kdpB gene encoding potassium-transporting ATPase subunit KdpB — MKKAISIWDVTIMRQALVDSLKKLDPRRMIRNPVMFVVELGALFLTIKLVAAGLTENAGFELQITLWLWFTVLFANFAEAMAEGRGKAQADTLRRSKTETVAKLVTPDGGTRSINASELRKNDIVLVEAGTFIPGDGEVVEGVASVDESAITGESAPVIRESGGDRSAVTGGTKVLSDWIKVRITSNPGETFLDRMIALVEGAARQKTPNEIALNILLAGLTIIFLLAVVTLQPFAIYSGAGQTVFVLISLLVCLIPTTIGGLLSAIGIAGMDRLIQHNVLAMSGRAVEAAGDVNTLLLDKTGTITLGNRHAAEFIPLAGVSAEQLADAAQLSSLADETPEGRSIVILAKEKYGLRGREIAELGADANFIGFSAQTRMSGVDINGREIRKGAVDAVAKYLGEKGHRATDELQEIVERVAKAGGTPLVVADDRSPLGVIYLKDIVKGGMRERFNQLRQMGIKTVMITGDNPLTAASIANEAGVDDFLAEATPEDKMSLIKREQSAGKLVAMTGDGTNDAPALAQADVGVAMNTGTQAAKEAGNMVDLDSDPTKLIEIVEIGKQLLMTRGALTTFSIANDVAKYFAILPAMFVATFPVLDALNIMNLATPQSAILSAVIFNALVIIALIPLALKGVGYRAMSASSLLRRNLLLYGLGGLLAPFLGIKAIDLLITAVGLA, encoded by the coding sequence ATGAAAAAAGCAATTTCCATTTGGGACGTTACTATCATGCGGCAGGCACTCGTGGATTCGCTAAAAAAGCTCGATCCAAGACGAATGATCAGGAATCCGGTGATGTTCGTCGTTGAATTGGGCGCTCTATTTTTGACGATCAAACTTGTGGCTGCGGGTTTGACTGAAAATGCCGGATTTGAACTGCAGATTACGCTTTGGTTGTGGTTCACGGTGCTGTTTGCAAACTTTGCAGAGGCAATGGCCGAAGGGAGAGGAAAGGCCCAGGCTGATACTCTGCGAAGATCAAAGACCGAAACGGTTGCCAAGCTGGTCACTCCTGACGGCGGAACCAGGTCGATTAACGCATCTGAGCTGCGAAAGAATGATATTGTCCTGGTAGAGGCGGGCACGTTCATCCCAGGCGACGGTGAGGTCGTTGAAGGCGTCGCATCCGTCGATGAATCCGCGATCACAGGTGAATCGGCCCCTGTGATAAGAGAATCGGGCGGAGATCGTTCGGCAGTTACTGGCGGAACCAAGGTCCTTTCTGACTGGATCAAAGTGAGGATCACATCAAATCCCGGAGAGACCTTTCTTGATCGCATGATCGCGTTGGTCGAAGGAGCGGCGAGGCAGAAAACGCCGAACGAGATCGCGTTGAATATTCTGCTTGCCGGATTAACGATCATATTTTTGCTCGCGGTCGTAACACTTCAGCCGTTCGCGATCTACTCGGGAGCAGGTCAGACCGTGTTCGTCCTGATCTCACTCCTCGTTTGTCTGATCCCGACGACTATCGGCGGCCTGCTATCCGCGATCGGGATCGCTGGAATGGACCGGCTGATCCAGCACAATGTCCTCGCTATGTCGGGAAGGGCCGTCGAGGCTGCCGGCGACGTGAACACGCTGCTTTTGGACAAGACCGGGACGATCACGCTTGGAAATCGCCATGCTGCCGAATTCATTCCCCTCGCTGGCGTTTCTGCGGAACAGTTGGCTGACGCCGCACAACTCTCTTCGCTTGCGGACGAAACTCCCGAAGGACGCTCGATCGTTATCCTCGCAAAAGAGAAATACGGCCTTCGCGGCCGAGAGATAGCCGAACTCGGCGCAGACGCGAACTTCATCGGTTTTTCCGCGCAGACCCGAATGTCAGGCGTCGATATAAACGGCCGTGAGATAAGAAAAGGTGCCGTCGATGCGGTCGCTAAGTACCTCGGCGAAAAAGGACATAGGGCTACCGATGAGCTTCAGGAGATCGTCGAGCGGGTCGCGAAGGCCGGCGGAACACCGCTGGTCGTTGCTGACGATCGGTCGCCGTTGGGTGTGATCTATTTGAAGGACATCGTGAAAGGCGGGATGCGAGAGCGATTTAACCAGCTGCGGCAGATGGGCATCAAGACGGTGATGATCACGGGCGATAATCCGCTAACAGCTGCTTCAATTGCCAATGAAGCGGGCGTGGACGACTTCCTTGCCGAAGCGACGCCCGAAGATAAAATGTCGCTTATCAAACGAGAGCAGTCTGCCGGTAAGCTTGTTGCCATGACCGGTGATGGCACGAACGATGCCCCCGCACTTGCTCAGGCGGATGTCGGTGTCGCGATGAACACGGGGACGCAGGCTGCCAAAGAAGCAGGAAATATGGTCGATCTGGATAGCGACCCGACCAAACTGATCGAGATCGTTGAGATCGGCAAACAGTTGCTGATGACGCGTGGAGCGTTGACGACATTCTCGATAGCGAACGATGTCGCGAAGTATTTCGCCATTTTGCCGGCGATGTTCGTTGCGACGTTTCCCGTACTTGACGCCCTCAACATAATGAACCTCGCGACGCCGCAGTCGGCGATCCTTTCGGCGGTGATCTTCAACGCCCTCGTTATAATTGCGTTGATCCCGCTGGCTCTAAAGGGCGTTGGGTATCGGGCAATGTCTGCTTCAAGCCTTTTGAGACGAAATTTGCTTCTTTATGGATTGGGAGGACTCCTGGCGCCATTTCTCGGTATCAAAGCGATCGATCTTTTGATCACAGCCGTCGGGCTTGCTTAA